The genomic stretch CGTCAGTCACGCTGGTCGACAAAATCGACCGCGCGCTGCGCAAGGCGCTGGCCAAGCGCCAGCAACTTGACAAGTTTCGCAAATAACGTAAATAATTACGTAATATGCGAAATATCCGAGCGCTCGATGCTCTGCTTCCGAAAACGCGCCAGGGAATCTTGGCGGCGATACTCGTGCGGCCGGAGAAGGCGTGGTACGTCTCCGAATTGGCGCGCCGCATGGGCGTGCCTTCGTCGAGCCTGCAACGAGAACTGCAACAGCTCAGCGAGGCAGGTATCCTCAAAGTGCAACGGCAAGGACGGATGGCCTATTACCGGGCCAATACAGGCTCGCCTCTATTTCCCGAACTCCGCGGCTTGCTGCTGAAGACGGCCGGGTTGGTGGATGTGTTGGCCGACGCTTTGAAGCCGCTCGCCGCAAAGCTGCGGATCGTTTTTGTGTATGGCTCGATCGCCAGCGGCAAGGAGCAAAGCGACAGCGATATCGACCTGATGGTCGTTGGCACCGTGCCGCCCGCGGAGTTGGCAGTGCCGTTGCGTCGCGCGCGCGAGTCGCTGGGCCGGGAGATCAATTCCACCGTTTACTCGCCCGCGGAATTCGCCAAGAAACGGGCGACGAAAGATCATTTCCTGACGCGGGTGTTGGACAAGCCCAAGCTGTTTGTGTTAGGCAATAGGGATGAGCTGGGCGAAGCTGCTGTCTGACAACCGCGTGACCCGCATCCCGCCGAGCAAGGCGGAACTGGATAATCTGCGCTCGA from Pirellulales bacterium encodes the following:
- a CDS encoding helix-turn-helix domain-containing protein; translation: MRNIRALDALLPKTRQGILAAILVRPEKAWYVSELARRMGVPSSSLQRELQQLSEAGILKVQRQGRMAYYRANTGSPLFPELRGLLLKTAGLVDVLADALKPLAAKLRIVFVYGSIASGKEQSDSDIDLMVVGTVPPAELAVPLRRARESLGREINSTVYSPAEFAKKRATKDHFLTRVLDKPKLFVLGNRDELGEAAV